In Oreochromis aureus strain Israel breed Guangdong linkage group 20, ZZ_aureus, whole genome shotgun sequence, the following are encoded in one genomic region:
- the szrd1 gene encoding SUZ domain-containing protein 1, with translation MDEEVAESWEEAADSGEMEKRLEEKLRISQKEKDSSNSSRSLKKTMVIQDDSLPAAPPPQIRILKRPASNGSLTSGLNQNRPTPQVKSLAQREAEYAEARKRILGSACPEETPQDKPNIDRPGHNNSTLPSEDTRSNSHTVRQPAGPDGTQGFRQHR, from the exons GAAATGGAAAAACGGTTGGAAGAGAAGCTAAGGATCAGCCAGAAAGAAAA GGATTCCAGCAATTCTTCCAGATCTCTGAAGAAAACCATGGTAATACAGGACGACTCCTTACCAGCAGCACCTCCACCCCAGATACGCATTTTGAAGCGGCCTGCGAGTAACGGTTCTCTGACCTCGGGCCTGAATCAGAACAGGCCTACACCGCAGGTCAAATCCCTGGCCCAGAGAGAAGCAGAGTATGCTGAGGCCAGGAAGAGAATACTGGGCAGTGCTTGCCCAGAGGAGACGCCTCAGGATAAGCCCAACATAGACAG ACCAGGGCACAATAACTCTACACTGCCTTCAGAGGACACCAGATCAAACAGTCACACTGTCCGGCAGCCAGCCGGCCCAGACGGCACCCAAGGGTTCCGACAGCACAGATAA